The genomic interval AAAAGGCACATTTAAAGCGTATTTTAGATTTTTGTGCCTTTAATATACATTCTCAATCACCTATTTTTGTGAATTTACGATTTCATAGTAATGATATTTTGCGCCGAGAAAACTATTTTGTGCGAATGCTTAATGAAATTGGAGCATATTTTGGTTTTTCTAATATTGATTTGAAGCAAGAGCGTTTAAAGCTTGGAAAAAAAGTATTTCTTAATCCCACACATTCTTTTGATTGGGAGATTCAAAAAGATACATTTGCACAGCCATATAATATCAATAATAAATCATCTATAAAGCCATTATGTTATGGCGCACAAAAGCAAATTGGGATTTTGAGTAATGGAGAACTTGTGCCTTGTTGCATAGATTATAATGCACAGGCAAGTTTTGGAAATTTAAAAGAGCAGAATTTGGCAGATATACTAGATTCTAAAGCATTTATAGCATTTAGTCTAAATTTGAGACAAGGCAATATACCTTGCGAATTGTGCCAAAAATGTGGATATAGATTAATTTTGCAATAATTATAATTGAAAATGGAATTATTTTTGCTAGAAGTCCTTGAAAGCTAGATTCTAAAAGGAATTAGAAGAGTCACTAAAGGGATTTTATGAGAAAACTAATTGTGATTGTTGTGTGTGTGCTTAGCTTAAGCGAAATTGCAAATGCAAATAATTTAGCGCGTTATCTTCTTGCAGGACACCCAAGTGGACATATGGGTATATATTACCAATATATGACAAGTGCGGCTCCTGGTTTTCTTGATGCAAATGTTTCGCTTGCTTATCAAACACAAAGACTTCGGGGATTGGCATTTGGTGGTTCTATGTGGGCTGCAACAAAGCTTTTTCAAGTGCATAATGGGGATTTCTCAAAAGTGAAAGAGAATTATATTCTTACAGAAGCGTATGCAAGCTTTGTCAATCCAAATCGTATAAGTATGTATGCAGGACGATTTAAAACTGATAGTGAATGGATTAAACATTATACACAAGGTGCAGCGGTAACTTATGAAGATGTAGAGAATCTTAAAGTAGATTTTATTTGGGCTTGGAAAAATGCCTATGTTACAGACTATCGTATGGACAGGTTTAGGAATCCTTTTGGTGGTATGGGGGCAATGTATCTTGGGGCAACAATTACTTTACCAGAATCTCCATTACAAATTACTCCTTATGTATATGCCGCACCGGGTGATTTTACTTCATTTGCATTAAAAGTGCTTGTTGCGGTGCCTGCTGGTAATGCTATACTTTATGGGAAAATGCACTTTTTATCTTTTGTGAGTGCAAATAAAGATAGAGTGATTGATACCCAAACTGCAGGTGGTGATGGTGGTTTTGTGTGGCTAGAGGGTGGAGCAAAATGGCTTGGTTTAAACACAGGTGGAGGTGTAATTTCAGTATCTCAAAATGGTGCAAGAGGTATAGATTCTTTTGGGCAGAGCAGTTATTTTGAACGAAGAGAAGGATTATTTTATAATAATGCAACAACTTTGTATGGCTTTTTAGAGTATGATTTAAAGCAGTATGTGCAGCTTGATGGAGCTATTCGCCATACAACTATTGGTTCTAAAAATATCTTTAATTGGGAAGTAGGCATCACTTCCGAGCCTCAAAATAATATTAAAATAGGAGCTAAAATTATAGGTATGATAAATAATGCCGATTTTACGCTGGATAATTCAATTTTTGCCGCTGATGGCAAGAATTATCTGCTAACCCGTGTTTTTGGACGAGTTAGTTTTTAATCTATCAAGGAGAAAATAATGAAAAAATATTATATATCGCTTGCTGTAGTATCAGCTATAGCAATGAGTGCAAACGCAGTAGAAGTTAACCCCTTTGGTCATTTAGG from Helicobacter hepaticus ATCC 51449 carries:
- a CDS encoding radical SAM/SPASM domain-containing protein; translated protein: MKLFEKVYIELSDYCALSCGFCPSHTLSKRRGTMDLKLFESICAQIQGKTRRVHLHLLGDPLSVQHFEMYVKILRKYHLKVDLVTTGLFLRKKHFELLLNEPFVQVSFSLSAFLANPHQFKKAHLKRILDFCAFNIHSQSPIFVNLRFHSNDILRRENYFVRMLNEIGAYFGFSNIDLKQERLKLGKKVFLNPTHSFDWEIQKDTFAQPYNINNKSSIKPLCYGAQKQIGILSNGELVPCCIDYNAQASFGNLKEQNLADILDSKAFIAFSLNLRQGNIPCELCQKCGYRLILQ
- a CDS encoding Opr family porin, with protein sequence MRKLIVIVVCVLSLSEIANANNLARYLLAGHPSGHMGIYYQYMTSAAPGFLDANVSLAYQTQRLRGLAFGGSMWAATKLFQVHNGDFSKVKENYILTEAYASFVNPNRISMYAGRFKTDSEWIKHYTQGAAVTYEDVENLKVDFIWAWKNAYVTDYRMDRFRNPFGGMGAMYLGATITLPESPLQITPYVYAAPGDFTSFALKVLVAVPAGNAILYGKMHFLSFVSANKDRVIDTQTAGGDGGFVWLEGGAKWLGLNTGGGVISVSQNGARGIDSFGQSSYFERREGLFYNNATTLYGFLEYDLKQYVQLDGAIRHTTIGSKNIFNWEVGITSEPQNNIKIGAKIIGMINNADFTLDNSIFAADGKNYLLTRVFGRVSF